The window GCAGCCCGACGGGCCGACGAAGACGACGAATTCGCCGCTTTGGATGTGCAGGTCGACGCCGTGGATGATCTGCACGCCGGCGTAGTCCTTGCGGATCTGGCGCAGGGTCACGTCTGCCATGGCGGGCCTATCGCACGACCGGGACGCAGGCGCCCGGGCGTGAAATGCCTTCCAGCATGGCCGCCATGACACGCATGGCTTCCACGCCATCGGCGATCGTGGGCAGGTCGGTCGCGGCGCCGCCGAGCTCGGCGAAGAAGGCCTTGAACAAGGCGTTGTAGCCCTTGAAGTCCTCGTTGGCGGCGGCCGTGAAGTTGGGCTTCCAGCTCAGGTTGTCCACGCCGTCGGCGAGCGTGGCGTCGAGGTCGTCGGCCTTGAACGGCGGGTTGCGGAAGTAGTTGACTTCGATCACGCCGTTGACCTCCACGCGGTGGTGGTCGCCCATGATCTGCAGGCGCTCCATCGGCGTGCCGCGCGACTGGATGGTGCCCATCACCACGGTGCCGATGGCGCCGTTCTCGAAGCCGAAATGCACATGCAGCAATTGCTTGCCCGGGGCGATCTCGTTGCGGAACACGGTGACGTTCACCACCGGGGCGACGAAGTAGCGCACCAGGTCCATGTAGTGCACGCAGTGGTGCAGGTAGAAGCCGGTGTAGTCGACGTTGCCGCTGAAATAGGTCGGCGCGGTCATGTATTCGCCGAAGAAGCCAGCCACCGGCCCGAACTCCCCGCCCTTGACCACGTTGTGCGCCATGCGGTTGGCGGTGGCGAAACGCTTCATGAAACCGATGCCGACGGTCTTTCCGGCCTTGGTGGCCGCAGCCTGGATCGCCAGCGCATCGGCGACATTCGCGCCCGAGGGTTTCTCCATGAAGACATGGCAGCCGCGATCGAGGGCCGCGATCGACATGTCGCGGTGCTGCGTCGGCCCCACGGCCATGCCGACCACGTCGAGGCCGGGCACGTCGAGCAATGCTTGGTAGTCGGTGCCGACGTGCTTCACGCCGTAGCGCTGGCCGATCTTCTGCGCCGTCTCGGCATTGAGGTCGCAGACCGCGACCAGTTCGACGTCATGCCGCGCAAGTTGCGGCAACAGCATCTGCTCCGCATGCCGGCCGCAGCCGATCCAACCCACTTTGTAAGTCATTTCCGGCCTCCGTTCAGCGTGATCAGGCTCTTCAGGAAACCACAGGCCGCGGCGAGCTCTTCCTGCTCGTCCTTCGCCGGCGGCTTCCACTGCGCGAATGGAATGCCGATGCGTTCGTCGCGGCGGCGGAAGGGCTCCAGCGAAATCGTGCCGGTGTAGCCGATCTCGGCCAGCGTGCGCACCACCGGGTTCCAGTCGATGTGGCCGGTGCCGAGGTAGCCCCGGTGGTTCTCGTTGGCCTGGAAGTGGATCATGTGCGCCGCGCCTTCGCGCAGCGCGGTGCAGATGTCGTCGTCTTCCATGTTCATGTGGAAGGTGTCGAGCACCAGGCCCACGCTCGGGTGCTGCACCATCTCCATCAAGGCGACGCCCTGGCGCGTGGTGTTGAGCACGTCGGTCTCGAAACGGTTCAACGGCTCGACACCGAACTTGATGCCGCATCGGGCCGCAGCTTCGGCACCGATCTTCAGGCCCTCCACGGTCCAGTCGACGCGCGACTGCCGCAGCGACTCGGAGACGACATGCGGCGCACGGCCGGCGAACACCAGCGGGTTGCCATACAACGGACCACCCACGACGGAGGCGCCCAGCGCCTGCGCGGTCTCGGCGCAATAACGCAGGTAGTCCTGCCCGGCCTGGCGTTTGGCGGGCTCGTCGCTGGTGAGGTTGCGGTCCAGGTTCACGCGTGCGGCCAGCACCACGCCCAGGCCGGCGTCGGCGAGGGCCCGGCGCGTGGCGGCCAGGTCGAGCTCGCCCGGTTCGGGCACGAGCAGCTCGGCGAAGTCATAACCGGCCGCCTTCCAGCGGTCGAATTGCGCGAAGTCCGCCGCGACGAACGGGCGGTTGTATTGCATCGAGATGATGCCGATGGGATTCATGGAATGTGTCTCCTATTGAAAATGGAATCAGCCTTTGACCGCGCCTTGGGTCATGCCGGCAACGAGGCGTTTCTGGATGAGCATGAACAGCAGCGTCACGGGCAGCGCGCCCATCACGCCGCCGGAGGTGAGCAGCCCCCAGGCGATCTCGTATTCGCCCACCAATGTCTGGATGGCGACGGTGAGCGTGCGCACCTTCTGCCCCGCGAGGATGGACGCGTACAGGTACTCGTTCCAGGAGGTGATGAAGATGTAGATGCCGGTGGCGATGATGCCGGGCACGGTGAGCGGCAGCACCACGCGCACCATGGCGCCGATGGGCGTGCAGCCGTCGACCATCGCGGCCTCGTCCAGGCTCCTCGGAATCGCGTCGAAGTAGCTGATCATCATCCAGGTGGCGAACGGGATGGAGAAGGTCGAATGCGCGAGGATCAGGCCCACGTGGGTGTCGAGCAGGCCCAGGCTCCTCATGATGATGAACAGCGGGATGATCAAGAGCACGATCGGGAACATGTTGACCAGCAGGAACTGCAGCATCAGCACGCGCCGCCCCGGGAAGCGGAAGCGCGAGAACGCATAGGCCGCCGTGATGCTGACCGACAGGCCGAGCAGCATGGTGCCGATGGCCACGAGCAGGCTGTGGCCCAGGTTCTCGACGAAGGTGGTCTTCTCGAACAGCCGGATGTAGTTGTCCAGCGTCAGCACCTTGGGCAGGATGGTGCGGTCGGGCGAGAACAGCGTGGACTCGGGCTTGAGCGAGGTGATCAGCATCCACAGGTAGGGCCCGAGTGCGAACAGCACGATGGCCAGCATCGGCAGGTGCAGCGTGAACAGGCGGCGCAGCGGGCGATGGGCTTGGACGCTCATTCGATCCCCTTTCCTGCCCTGCGCAGGTAGACGAAGATGGCACCGAGCAGCAGCAGCGAGAAACTCACCGCCAGCGCCGAGCCGTAGCCGAAATCCATGCTGGCGTAGGTGCGCTTGAGCGCATACAGCGGCAACGTATGCGTGGCGTAGCCCGGCCCGCCGCCCGTCATCACGTAGATCACGTCGATGGAGTTGGCCACCCAGATGATGCGCAGCATCACCGCCGTCACCAGCACGGCCTTCAGCGCGGGCATGGTGATGTGCCAGAACTGCTGCCAGTCGCTGGCGCCGTCGATGTCGGCCGCTTCGTACAGGCTGTGGGGAATGGTTTGCAAGCCGGCAAGGATCATGATGGCGAAGAAGGGAAAGCCCTGCCACACCAGCGCGGCGATGATGGCGTAGAGCGAGGTGTCGGGGTTGGCCAGCCAGGGCACGGCCGTCTGCAGCAGGCCCAGGCGCAGCATCAGGTCGTTGAGCAGGCCGACCTGCGGGTTGTAGATCCACGACCACATCAGGCCGATCACCACGCTGGGCAGCGCCCACGGGATCAGGATCAGGCTGCGCGCCAGGCCGCGCCAGCGGAAGGTCTGGTTCAGCAGCAGGGCCGTCACCAGGCCGAGCAGCAACTGCAGCGGCACGGTCAGGCCGATCCAGATCGCGGTGCGACCGAGCGACGCCCAGAACACCGGGTCGTGCGCGATGGCGATGTAGTTGTCCAGCCCGATGAACTTCACCCCGCGCGGCTTCCACAGGATGTTGTTGTACAGGCTGGTGATCACCGCCTGTACCATCGGATAGAACACCACGATCACCGTGGCCAGCACCGCCGGTGACAGCAGCACATACGGCAGGATGCTGGTGCGCATTTTTGCCATTACAAGCTTGCTCCGTTGGTCACTTGCTGCTGAAGTGCTTGTCGATCTCGCCCATCATCTGCGCGGACGTGATCTCGCCGTTGAGCGCGCGCTGCATCGTCGTCGGCCAGACGGTAGAGACGAAGTCGGCGGTCTGCGGCACCAGCGGCAGCGGCTTGGCGAAGGCCAGCGAATCCATCGTCGCCTTCACGAAGCGCGCGGGCTGGGGCACCTTGGCCGATCCGCTCTTGGTCACGGTGAGCTGGCCGGTGGCCTCGTTGAAGCGCAGGTTGTTGTCGCCTTCGCTCAAGAAGCTCATCCACTTCCACGAGGCTTCCTTGACCTTGGAGGTCTTGAACATCATGGTCGACTCGTCGCCGAAATACGTCCAGCGTCCGCCCCCGCAAGAGGGCACGGGCACGGCCGAGACCTTGTCGCCGAGCGCGTCGGCCATGGCCTTGGCCGAGCCGACGTGGTGGAAGATCATCGCGGTGCGGCCCGACTTGAAGGCGCTGATGATTTCGTTGAAGCCGTCGTTCGGCGCCGAGGGTGGCGCCACCTTGTCCTTGCGCAGCAGGTCGATGTACCACTGGTTGGCCGCCACGGCCTTGGGCGTGTTGATGGCGCCCGGCTTGAGTTCGGCCTGGGACAGCACGAACGGCCCCCAGTTGTCGTGCCCGCCCTTGCCGCCGCGCATGCCG of the Rhodoferax koreense genome contains:
- a CDS encoding ABC transporter substrate-binding protein, with the protein product MQIPRRPLLSALAAAIGALAFALPASAQQQTVNFWYHVDNAENTKIMDELVKNFEAKNPSIRIKAENIPWNNYFDKLFISIAGGQAPDVAVTRLALQPQLLEMNAIEPITKQINSWPAKSDLAPNLLDINKAPDGEYYYMPLQYVAIYLYYRADLFAKYNLKPPATCEEFRDAAKKLTLPASANGGTELYGFGMRGGKGGHDNWGPFVLSQAELKPGAINTPKAVAANQWYIDLLRKDKVAPPSAPNDGFNEIISAFKSGRTAMIFHHVGSAKAMADALGDKVSAVPVPSCGGGRWTYFGDESTMMFKTSKVKEASWKWMSFLSEGDNNLRFNEATGQLTVTKSGSAKVPQPARFVKATMDSLAFAKPLPLVPQTADFVSTVWPTTMQRALNGEITSAQMMGEIDKHFSSK
- a CDS encoding carbohydrate ABC transporter permease: MAKMRTSILPYVLLSPAVLATVIVVFYPMVQAVITSLYNNILWKPRGVKFIGLDNYIAIAHDPVFWASLGRTAIWIGLTVPLQLLLGLVTALLLNQTFRWRGLARSLILIPWALPSVVIGLMWSWIYNPQVGLLNDLMLRLGLLQTAVPWLANPDTSLYAIIAALVWQGFPFFAIMILAGLQTIPHSLYEAADIDGASDWQQFWHITMPALKAVLVTAVMLRIIWVANSIDVIYVMTGGGPGYATHTLPLYALKRTYASMDFGYGSALAVSFSLLLLGAIFVYLRRAGKGIE
- a CDS encoding carbohydrate ABC transporter permease, with product MSVQAHRPLRRLFTLHLPMLAIVLFALGPYLWMLITSLKPESTLFSPDRTILPKVLTLDNYIRLFEKTTFVENLGHSLLVAIGTMLLGLSVSITAAYAFSRFRFPGRRVLMLQFLLVNMFPIVLLIIPLFIIMRSLGLLDTHVGLILAHSTFSIPFATWMMISYFDAIPRSLDEAAMVDGCTPIGAMVRVVLPLTVPGIIATGIYIFITSWNEYLYASILAGQKVRTLTVAIQTLVGEYEIAWGLLTSGGVMGALPVTLLFMLIQKRLVAGMTQGAVKG
- a CDS encoding Gfo/Idh/MocA family oxidoreductase, giving the protein MTYKVGWIGCGRHAEQMLLPQLARHDVELVAVCDLNAETAQKIGQRYGVKHVGTDYQALLDVPGLDVVGMAVGPTQHRDMSIAALDRGCHVFMEKPSGANVADALAIQAAATKAGKTVGIGFMKRFATANRMAHNVVKGGEFGPVAGFFGEYMTAPTYFSGNVDYTGFYLHHCVHYMDLVRYFVAPVVNVTVFRNEIAPGKQLLHVHFGFENGAIGTVVMGTIQSRGTPMERLQIMGDHHRVEVNGVIEVNYFRNPPFKADDLDATLADGVDNLSWKPNFTAAANEDFKGYNALFKAFFAELGGAATDLPTIADGVEAMRVMAAMLEGISRPGACVPVVR
- a CDS encoding sugar phosphate isomerase/epimerase family protein is translated as MNPIGIISMQYNRPFVAADFAQFDRWKAAGYDFAELLVPEPGELDLAATRRALADAGLGVVLAARVNLDRNLTSDEPAKRQAGQDYLRYCAETAQALGASVVGGPLYGNPLVFAGRAPHVVSESLRQSRVDWTVEGLKIGAEAAARCGIKFGVEPLNRFETDVLNTTRQGVALMEMVQHPSVGLVLDTFHMNMEDDDICTALREGAAHMIHFQANENHRGYLGTGHIDWNPVVRTLAEIGYTGTISLEPFRRRDERIGIPFAQWKPPAKDEQEELAAACGFLKSLITLNGGRK